From a region of the Georgenia yuyongxinii genome:
- a CDS encoding SGNH/GDSL hydrolase family protein, with amino-acid sequence MTSPAAPSPGAEAPVATPAPPAGAAGAAPVPTSRPQPPGTLAVPPWRRYVALGDSMTEGLWDVDPVGQSPRGWADLLAQRLAERRAAAGAGPVEYANLAVRGRLLGEIVEEQLPAALAHAPDLISLVGGGNDLLRPGADPDALAALLERAVRQVRAAGCDVLLATGMDTRATPLRTTRSRVAVFNAHVWSVARRHGAHVVDVWGLRALQDWRMWAPDRIHLTTGGHERVTQAALVALGLGADDPSWEDPLTPLPPVARAARWRGDLGWVRQYAGPWAVRRLRGRSSGDARQPKRPEPGAVILVQEPRA; translated from the coding sequence ATGACATCTCCCGCCGCCCCGAGCCCGGGCGCCGAGGCACCGGTGGCAACACCCGCACCACCGGCGGGCGCCGCCGGCGCCGCCCCGGTACCGACCAGCAGGCCCCAGCCTCCCGGCACCCTCGCGGTGCCGCCGTGGCGGCGCTACGTCGCGCTCGGCGACTCGATGACCGAGGGACTGTGGGACGTCGACCCGGTCGGCCAGAGCCCGCGCGGCTGGGCAGACCTCCTCGCCCAGCGGCTCGCCGAGCGCCGCGCGGCCGCCGGCGCCGGGCCGGTCGAGTACGCCAACCTGGCCGTGCGCGGCAGGCTTCTCGGCGAGATCGTCGAGGAGCAGCTACCGGCCGCGCTGGCTCACGCGCCGGACCTCATCAGCCTGGTCGGGGGCGGCAACGACCTGCTCCGCCCGGGCGCAGACCCCGACGCGCTCGCCGCCCTGCTCGAGCGGGCGGTGCGGCAGGTCCGCGCGGCCGGCTGCGACGTGCTGCTCGCCACCGGGATGGACACGCGCGCTACCCCGCTGCGGACCACCCGCAGCCGGGTGGCGGTGTTCAACGCGCACGTGTGGTCGGTCGCCCGGCGGCACGGCGCTCACGTGGTCGACGTGTGGGGCCTGCGCGCCCTGCAGGACTGGCGCATGTGGGCACCGGACCGGATCCATCTCACCACCGGCGGGCACGAGCGGGTGACGCAAGCCGCCCTGGTTGCCCTGGGCCTCGGCGCGGACGACCCGTCCTGGGAGGACCCGCTCACGCCCCTGCCGCCGGTGGCCCGCGCGGCGCGATGGCGCGGCGACCTCGGCTGGGTACGGCAGTACGCCGGCCCGTGGGCGGTGCGCCGGCTGCGTGGCCGCTCCTCCGGCGACGCGCGGCAGCCCAAACGGCCGGAACCGGGCGCCGTCATCCTCGTCCAGGAGCCGCGGGCGTGA